The proteins below come from a single Malus domestica chromosome 03, GDT2T_hap1 genomic window:
- the LOC103425560 gene encoding uncharacterized protein → MSNCTVESCTFETDDGVKLSTRLFKPREEKDIKEGSPVVVMMHPYSIHGVCQGLLRGIAAGLADKGYKALSFDMRGVEMSTERASLTGFAEIKDVISVCKWVCEYQSANMILLVGSSADWTPSPLPFMAFASSLEAISSLNFSCSEQQSAARANQPP, encoded by the coding sequence ATGTCAAACTGTACGGTGGAGTCCTGCACATTTGAGACCGACGATGGAGTCAAGCTCAGCACTCGGCTCTTCAAACCCAGAGAAGAAAAAGATATCAAAGAGGGCAGCCCTGTGGTGGTTATGATGCACCCATACTCCATCCATGGCGTCTGCCAAGGCCTGTTGAGAGGAATAGCAGCTGGGTTGGCAGACAAAGGTTATAAAGCTTTAAGCTTTGACATGAGAGGGGTTGAAATGTCAACAGAGAGGGCTTCTCTCACTGGGTTTGCAGAAATTAAGGATGTGATTTCTGTGTGCAAATGGGTTTGCGAGTATCAATCAGCTAACATGATTTTATTGGTGGGTTCTTCCGCAGACTGGACTCCATCTCCTCTACCATTCATGGCATTTGCAAGCTCTCTCGAAGCGATCTCATCCCTCAATTTCTCCTGCTCAGAGCAACAGTCAGCAGCTAGAGCGAACCAACCACCGTAA